From one Aquicella siphonis genomic stretch:
- the fis gene encoding DNA-binding transcriptional regulator Fis, which yields MTTETLERLQSSFELTQKNQPLHDSVRQSLENYISQLKGQLPSNLYELILAEVEAPLMEAVMEYTKGNQSRAAIVLGLSRGTLRKKLKMYGLLD from the coding sequence ATGACTACTGAAACGTTAGAAAGATTACAATCGTCATTTGAGCTGACTCAAAAAAACCAGCCGTTGCATGACAGCGTCCGGCAATCACTCGAGAATTATATTTCTCAACTGAAAGGCCAACTGCCAAGCAACTTATACGAATTGATCCTGGCTGAAGTCGAAGCTCCATTAATGGAAGCTGTGATGGAATATACCAAGGGCAACCAATCTCGTGCGGCTATTGTTTTAGGCTTAAGCCGCGGTACATTGAGAAAGAAACTCAAAATGTACGGTTTGCTTGATTAA
- the icmH gene encoding type IVB secretion system protein IcmH/DotU, with protein MNATINPQQTTTEGQSLSLALETAGQQLHYDNDTALNKIQNLNASSQLLLPSRIVSHNPKAGLNPIVDAAGYLFSVIGKLKQIKTYRQLNKLQSELIQEINAFQESVKTQGYSAEYVIVCKYILCATLDEIICNTPWGGQGQWDAYCLLAAYNQDTHHQDKFFTIMERAIKEPALYIDLMELMYLCLSMGYKGQYRATEHSQYQLEQVTNSLYKHIRAYRGSFSKILSPTPFKTPKPAAKSASRQPISLTFVAIITACVIMTIFVSLGYLMDVISNEAYKNIARFGNQVIYETPKS; from the coding sequence ATGAATGCAACAATTAACCCGCAGCAAACCACGACAGAAGGTCAATCGCTCAGCCTTGCGTTAGAGACAGCCGGACAACAGCTTCATTACGACAATGATACAGCGCTCAACAAAATCCAGAACCTCAATGCTTCTTCTCAGCTATTGCTTCCCAGCCGCATCGTCAGTCACAACCCCAAAGCCGGATTAAACCCCATTGTGGATGCAGCCGGTTATCTTTTCTCGGTCATTGGCAAGCTCAAACAAATCAAGACCTATAGACAGCTAAACAAGCTGCAAAGCGAATTGATCCAGGAAATCAACGCATTCCAGGAGTCAGTCAAGACACAAGGATACAGCGCAGAATACGTTATTGTTTGCAAATATATATTATGCGCCACCCTGGATGAAATTATCTGCAACACTCCGTGGGGCGGGCAAGGACAGTGGGATGCTTATTGTCTTCTGGCGGCATACAACCAGGATACACATCATCAGGACAAGTTTTTTACCATTATGGAACGCGCCATCAAGGAGCCGGCGCTCTATATTGATTTAATGGAATTGATGTATTTATGTTTAAGCATGGGATATAAAGGCCAGTATCGCGCCACAGAACACAGCCAATATCAGCTTGAGCAAGTCACCAACAGTCTCTATAAACACATCCGAGCTTACCGAGGCAGTTTTAGTAAAATACTTTCGCCTACGCCTTTTAAAACGCCTAAACCCGCCGCGAAATCAGCATCCCGGCAGCCGATTTCTCTCACGTTTGTCGCCATCATCACCGCCTGTGTCATTATGACCATCTTCGTAAGCTTGGGCTATTTAATGGATGTTATATCAAATGAAGCTTATAAAAATATTGCGCGATTTGGAAACCAGGTTATATACGAAACTCCAAAGTCATGA